The Hornefia porci genome contains the following window.
ACCATTATGCGGGGCAGGTCATCAAAAGCGGCAACGTCTATGTTGAGTGCAATGTCACCTATGAAGACGGAAATACAGAGAGCGTCGACGATTGGACGATGAAGAAACCGGTTACGGTGCCCACCGAGAAATCCGTCAGTTTCTATGTGTATTACGGCGGCATGAAGGACAAGGTGACCGTTCCAAAAGACAAATTTTACACTTCCGGAAAACCACCAATCACGGACAGGAAGCTGACCAAAGAGGAGGAAAATGCCATGATGGCTGACATGCTCAAGGAGGAGTATCCCGGGCACGGTCACCAGTACTATCTGGATCTGCTGATGAACGAGGGACTGACGCTTGAGGAAGCCGAAGAGGCGCTGAGCGGCTCCAGCTGATTATCACGGAAAATCCTGATTTACAGAGATTTCTTCACACACGGGGGTGCGGATTCTAAAACACCCCCGTTACAATCCTCTAATTATACTGAGGTAATCTTGCCTCTGATCAACAACTGCATAAACCGTAATAATTTTTTTCTTATCATCAACCTTATAAAAGACAAGAGTTTTTTCTAATATCAGTACCAAATATCCTTGGCGCTTTAATACGTTATATCTTGGTTCTGCACCGATGTATGGATTATCTCCCAGATTCATAATTGACTTTTCCAGATAATCCAGTCTATCAAGGGCTATATCATTCCCAAAATTCTCCGCTATAAATAAAACGATCTTATGAATCAGGGAATCGGCCGTATCTGTTCTTTCAACTTTATACTTCAATCCTAGCCCTCCTTAAGGATTCTTCGCAAATCATCGAAGGTATCCTTCATCGGAGCTACCCTTCCGCATTTAACATCCTCATCCGCTTCGGCCAGAATCTCTAAGAGCTCTATTCTGGCTTTCATTCTCTTGTATTCCTCATAACCAAGAGAAACTGTATCGCCTCTTCCATTTACAGTGATGATTACAGCCTCATTATTCTCACGGCACTGTTTTGATACTTCGTTATAATGATTTCTAAGATCCGCTGACGGACGAATTGTTTCTTGTAATGAATACATCAGAATCACCTCCATTCTACTACAATATATTTGTGGTTAATAATCCTTACCGCCAGTAAGGAATTATCCATCTTGTTGCTTAAACTGTATAATGATGGAGCAATCGGTACATCGTCTACCTTTCTTGGACCTCGCGTCCGTTAAAAAGACTGATAACCAGCTCCTCATTCGCAGCGTTCGTTTTATGCAGGTTGAATCGCCACAGGTGCATTCGTGTCACACCACAGTAGATTGAATAGGCAATGAGTAAAACTGGTACTTATCCATTGCAATAATCTTAAGGAGTGACAAAATTATGAGCGCAGTAGGTATCGATGTTTCTAAAGGTAAAAGCATGGTTGCAATCATGAGACCATTTGGTGAAATTGTTTCTACACCTTTTGAAATCAAGCACACAACCAGTGATATCAACTCACTTATTGATCTGATCAATTCTATTGAAGGTGAATCTCGGATTGTAATGGAGCATACAGGGCGTTACTATGAAGTCCTTGCACATCAGTTCTCCAAGGCCAATCTCTTCGTCAGCGCCGTCAATCCCAAACTGATCAAGGATTTTGATAACGACTCCCTGCGTAAAGTAAAATCCGATAAGGCGGATGCCGTTAAGATTGCACGCTATGCGCTTGACAAGTGGCAAAATCTGAAACAGTATAGTGTTATGGATGAATTACGCAATCAGCTTAAAATCATGAATCGTCAGTTTGGCTTCTACATGAAGCACAGGACGGCTATGAAGAATAATCTCATCGGCATCCTTGATCAGACCTATCCTGGCGTTAATACTTACTTTGACAGCCCCGCGCGTAGTGACGGCAGCCAGAAATGGGTTGATTTTGCATCCACTTACTGGCATGTTGACTGTGTTCGTAAGATGTCTCTTAATGCCTTTATTGACCACTACCAGAAGTGGTGCAAAAGAAAGAAGTACAACTTCAGTCAGGCAAAAACTGAGGAAATCTACGGAAAAGCGAAGGAGCTTGTTCCTGTACTTCCAAAGGATGAAATAACAAAACTTATCATCAGGCAGGCGATTGACCAACTCAACAACGCCTCTGCAACCGTCGAGAAACTTCGCACGCTCATGAATGATACTGCATCTAAGCTCCCGGAATACCCTGTCGTCATGGATATGAAAGGTGTTGGGCCAGCGCCCGGTCCACAACTCATGGCTGAAATCGGTGATGTCACACGTTTCACTCACAAGGGAGCTATCACTGCATTTGCCGGCGTAAATCCCGGCGTAAATGAATCAGGTTCCTATGCACAAAAGAGCGTTCCTGCCTCAAAGCGTGGATCTGCAGCTCTACGAAGAACCCTGTTTCAAATAATGGATGCTCTTATCAAGAATATGCCGCAAGATGATCCGGTATATCAGTTCCTGGATAAGAAACGAGCTCAGGGTAAACCCTACTATGTCTACATGACAGCAGGTGCCAACAAGTTTCTACGAATCTACTATGGACGAGTGAAAGAATATCTTTTATCTCTTCCGGACTCAGAATAGCTTCATAAACATCCTTTCAGACCAACACGAGTATGGTGGTGGTCTTGTTT
Protein-coding sequences here:
- a CDS encoding type II toxin-antitoxin system RelE/ParE family toxin — translated: MKYKVERTDTADSLIHKIVLFIAENFGNDIALDRLDYLEKSIMNLGDNPYIGAEPRYNVLKRQGYLVLILEKTLVFYKVDDKKKIITVYAVVDQRQDYLSIIRGL
- a CDS encoding type II toxin-antitoxin system Phd/YefM family antitoxin, with the protein product MYSLQETIRPSADLRNHYNEVSKQCRENNEAVIITVNGRGDTVSLGYEEYKRMKARIELLEILAEADEDVKCGRVAPMKDTFDDLRRILKEG
- a CDS encoding IS110 family transposase, with translation MSAVGIDVSKGKSMVAIMRPFGEIVSTPFEIKHTTSDINSLIDLINSIEGESRIVMEHTGRYYEVLAHQFSKANLFVSAVNPKLIKDFDNDSLRKVKSDKADAVKIARYALDKWQNLKQYSVMDELRNQLKIMNRQFGFYMKHRTAMKNNLIGILDQTYPGVNTYFDSPARSDGSQKWVDFASTYWHVDCVRKMSLNAFIDHYQKWCKRKKYNFSQAKTEEIYGKAKELVPVLPKDEITKLIIRQAIDQLNNASATVEKLRTLMNDTASKLPEYPVVMDMKGVGPAPGPQLMAEIGDVTRFTHKGAITAFAGVNPGVNESGSYAQKSVPASKRGSAALRRTLFQIMDALIKNMPQDDPVYQFLDKKRAQGKPYYVYMTAGANKFLRIYYGRVKEYLLSLPDSE